TGCAGATTTGACAGCGCTACCGTATCAAAATCGAGCAGCGTCATGGTGCCTGCGCCCGCTGCCGCCAGATATTGCGCTGCCGCGCAGCCAAGGCCGCCGAGCCCGACCACCAGTACGCGCGCGGCTTTTAACCGCTCCTGGCCGTCAAAATCGAACCCGCGCAGAGTAATCTGCCGGTTGTAGCGCATCATCTCGCTGTCGCTGAGCTCTTCTGCCATCGTCAGCCTCCGAAGAGATGGTTAAACATCTCCACATCCACCCATTCGCCCGCCGCCACGTTGCCGCGCTCGCGCTCGAGCACCACAAAGCAGTTGCCCTGGCTGAAGGAGCTGAAAATGTGCGAGCCCTGGTGGCCGGTGGTGCGCACTTCGAGCGTGCCATCTTCGCCACGGCTGACAATCCCGCGCTGGAAATCGAGACGCCCCGGCGACTTTTTCAGCCCGCCGATAACGCGCGCGCGAAAACGCAGTGGCGTCACATCCGCGCCATTGCCGCTTAGTTTCGCCAGCAATGGCAGCACCAACTGGTAGAAGGTGAGGGCGGCGGAGACCGGGTTGCCCGGCAGGCCGCAGAACCAGCTATTTGTTAGCTTGCCGAACGCAAAGGGTTTGCCCGGTTTGATCGCCAGCTTCCAGAAGGCGATTTCACCCAGCTCATCAAGAATGGTTTTGGTGTAGTCCGCTTCGCCCACCGACACGCCGCCGGTGCTGATCACTACGTCCGCCTGGCTGTCGGCGGCGATAAAGGTGTCGCGCAGTTTCTGCGGATCGTCCGGCACAATCCCGAGGTTAATCACCTCATAACCAAGTTGTTCCAGCATCAGGTGGACTGACAGGCGGTTAGTGTCATAAATCTGCCCGTCAGCCAGCGGCTGGCCCGGCAGTTGCAGCTCATCACCGGTAGAGAAGAGGGCTACGCGCACTTTGCGTACCACGCTCACGTCGGCGATGCCGAGGGAGGCGAGCACCGGCAGCTCGGCGGCGGTCAGTTTTGTGCCCGCCGTAA
This Kosakonia cowanii JCM 10956 = DSM 18146 DNA region includes the following protein-coding sequences:
- the moeA gene encoding molybdopterin molybdotransferase MoeA; this translates as MESANGLISLETALSKMLSRISPLTEHETLPLLACFGRVVAQNIVSPLNVPGFDNSAMDGYAVRLADLNGGNALPVAGKAFAGQPFNGEWPQGTCIRIMTGAPIPAGCEAVVMQEQTEQSDDGIRFTAEVRANQNIRRAGEDIAKGASVFTAGTKLTAAELPVLASLGIADVSVVRKVRVALFSTGDELQLPGQPLADGQIYDTNRLSVHLMLEQLGYEVINLGIVPDDPQKLRDTFIAADSQADVVISTGGVSVGEADYTKTILDELGEIAFWKLAIKPGKPFAFGKLTNSWFCGLPGNPVSAALTFYQLVLPLLAKLSGNGADVTPLRFRARVIGGLKKSPGRLDFQRGIVSRGEDGTLEVRTTGHQGSHIFSSFSQGNCFVVLERERGNVAAGEWVDVEMFNHLFGG